The Streptomyces collinus DNA segment GTGGTTGGCGTGATCGACGCTACTCGCCAACATCCTCGATCGGAGCAGTCATTCACTCGACTGGATGGCATATTCCAGGGGAGACTTCAGTCAGGCGTGTCAGGGGTGTAACATCCCGCGCTTTGCCCGACGGAAGTCATCCTCCGGCTGCTGCTCAGCGCGCGTACTCCTTCGCCACGCGCTCGATGAGCTGCCGCGACTGGTCCACGTTCAGCGACTGGGCCCGCAGGTGCTCGTACATCACCGTGTACTTCTGCACGTCGAGCGGCTTCTCCAGGTACAGGTCGCTGGTGACGCCCTCGATGTAGACGACGCTGGAGTCGGCCGCGTCGGCGAACTCCAGGATCGAGTACTGGCCGTTGATGCCGGCGTGCGCCCCGACCTCGAACGGCAGGACCTGCACGGTGATGTGGGGCAGCTGCGACATCTCGACGAGGTGCTCCAGCTGCTCGCGCATCACCGGCCGGCTGCCGACGATCCGGTGCAGGGACGCCTCGTCCAGGACCACCCACAGCCGCAGCGGTTCCGACTCGGCGGTGATCCGGCCCTGCCGGCGCAGCCGGACCTCGACGCGCTTGTCGTTGTCCGCCTCCGACGCCTCGGGCGAGCCGCCCCGGATGATGGCCTCGGCGTACGCACGGGTCTGCAACAGGCCGGTGATGATCTGGGGTTCGTAGACCCGGAGCGACTCGGCGTCCGTCTCCAGGCCGATGTAGACGCTGTAGGGGATGTCCCCGAAGGCGTGCCACCAGCCCTGCTGCCGGGAGTCCTTGGCCATCTGCATCAGCGAGTCGACGATCCGCTGGTCCTCGACCTCGTAGACCCCGCACAGGTCGCGCACGTCACGCTGGCTGATGCTGCGCCGCCCGTTCTCCAGGCGGCTGATCTTCGACTGCGACACCAGCAGCCGCTCGGCCACCTCTTCGGCCGTCATGCCCTTGAGCTCTCGGAGCCTGCGGAGCTCCTGGCCCAGCCGGCGCCGCCTGACGGTGGGATTGACATTGGACGCCACGGGACGTGCACCTCCGGCTGCGTGCCTCTACTTTGCGTATCTACTCTTGAGCAGACTGCCACCAAGGTGCTTACTACCGCTGGGAAACGGTGGATATGCGACGGGTACACGCCAGTTCGGACACGGCACGCCGAGCGGGGCGGAGAGAGTGTGCGCTCTCTCCGCCCCGCTCGGACAGCGGCTCCCGTGACCGGGTCGTGGGTCCCGTGGTGCGTGTGCCGGTCGTAGGTCGTGCCGGTGCCGGGTCCGGCCGGTGCGGCGCGGCTCAGTGGGCCACGGCGCGGGCCATGCTCCCGTGGCGCGGTTGCATCGGAACGCCGCGGGCGGGTTCCGGTGCGGGCCTGGCCGCGCCGGCGGCCGGACGGCCGGACGGTGCCGGGCTGCGGCGCGGCTGCGCCGCGACGCCGTTCTGGACGTCCATCACCGCGTGCGCGACGAGACCGCCCATGGGGTCGTGCCTGATCAGGTCCCTGAGCCGGGAGCGAGAGGAGCGTCCCTCGTTGCCCGGGTACAGGTGCTTGCCGAGGCCGACCGCGTGGGCGAGGGCAGCGAGTGCCGCGGTCCGCGGGTCCGGCGGTACGCCGGTGCGGATCGCGGAGTCCAGCCGGGCCCTGATCTCCCGGCTGATCTCGGTGTCCGTCGCCTGGTAGCGAGTCGTCGGCAGCACTCCGCACATCTGGCCGGCCACGGCATGCACCATGCCGCACCGCTCCAGATGCGAGAGGTAGGTCTGGCGCAGCCCCAGTCGCGGCCCGCCAATCCAGTTCACTGCCCGCACGGGAGCGCCACGCCTTCGCAGCAACTCCAACGCGCAGTCCAACGTTGGGTCTCCAGTCGGCCGTGGTGCCACCACGGCGATACGATCCCCGTCTGGGGCTATCCGTCCGGCCAGCGCCAGCTCTACTAGCTGTGCTCCGGCCAGACCGAGGTCGAGCGACTGCGGCTGTGCGGTGGTACCCGTGGTCGGGTCCAGCGCCAGCAGCAGAAGCTCCTCCGGAAGTGTTCTGCGGCTCCTGCCCATCCATGCCTCCCCGCGTGGATGAAAGACAGGGTGACCCCTCTCACATTGGTCTGTCGAGGGTGCGTGACCGGTTCGTAGTGGAACCAGTAGGTATGTCGTTCTCGTCTACCGGTTGGGTTTGGCCCGCACACAGGACACTGGTACATGGTTCGGACAGCGCCGGAGCGGTGTCACGGGCGGCGGTTCACGGTTCGGTACGCGCACGCGGGGCATGCGGCGCGAGGAGGAGGCATCGGTGGCGGGCGAGTCCCCCGACAGGTCGAAGCAGCGCGAGTCGTCGGCACGAGAGACGTCGGGGAGCGCGAGTCCGGTTCCGGAGGCCAGGAGCGAAGTCGCCGACCCGCGGCTCGCGGTGGCCCGGGACCCGGAGAGGTCCGCCACGCGAGGCGGTGCCGACACGGCGACCCGCGTGCTGTCCACGCGGACGGCGGAGGAACCGGAGAACACCGAGGACGACGCCGAGCGGGCCGACGGCGACTCGGACACCGAGGACGCGGTCGCGGACGCCGGGCGGGGTACTTCCGGCTCTTCCGAGGGCGCGAAGGGACCCGAGGGGTCCGAGGACGCCGATGCGCCCGAGGGGTCCGCAGGCAGTGACGGACGGCTGCGGGATGCCGTCGCCGCGTGGGTCGCGTCGGCGGACGAGGGCGAGTCGGCTGCCGTCGAGGGCGCGGGGAAGGGCGAGAAGGCCAACGAGACTGGGAAGGCCGAGGAGGCCGACGCGGGCGCTCAGGAGGCAGGGGAGGCCACCGGGGCCGCGAAGCCCGGCGCGGACGCCGAGGACGACCACGCGGACGACCGCGCGGACGAGCCTGCGGAGGCCGGCACGGACGCCGAGGATGCCCAGGAAGCCGCGGAGACGGCGTCCGAGGGCTCCGGGGCGGGCCGCGGTGACGTCGCCGAGCCCGAGGCGGACCGTTCCGCCGACGACGAGGGCACGGCCGAGGCGGAGACCGAGGCCGAGGCGGACGAGCGGACCGACGACGAGGACTCCGAGCCCTCGGAGCCCGGTGCCGACAACGACGTCAAGGGCCCGAAGGCCACCGACACCGAGGACGACGCCACCGAGGACGCCGGCACCGACGCCGCCCCCAAGGACGACGCCGCCGAGGACAAGCCCCGCCCCGACACGACCCCGAAGTCCGGCGGAGCCACCGGCACCGACGCCGACACCAAGGACGACGCCGCCGCCGAGAGCACGACCCCGGCCGACGCCGCCGAGGACAAGCCCGGCAAAGCCGACGACGTCACCGGCGAGTCGGACGCCGACACCGACGACACCGACGGCTCACCCGCCAAACCCCCCGTCGACCAGCCCACCGCCGTCTTCAAGACCGTACGGCCGCCGGTGGATCAGCCCACCACCATGCTGAAGCTCGGGGGCGCGGCCAAGGACCTCCCGAAGTCGGACCTCCCGAAAACGGACGCCCCGAAGAAGGACGTCCCGGAGAGGGACGCCGAGCGGACCAGCAAGTTCGTCGCGCTCAAGCCGCTGGACGACCCGTCGGCCAGGAAGCCGGCCGCTCCGGCCGCTCCGGCGGCCCCTGCCGCCCCGGCCGAAGCCACCGCGCCCGTCCCCACCGTCGGCCCCGAGCGGACCACGCAGCAGCCGCTGCCGCCCAGGCCGCCGCTGGATCTGCTGGCCGAGCTGACGAACACCCCGCCGCCCCCGGAGACCCCGCTGCGGACGGCGGCCCGGCGGGTGAAGATCTGGACGCCGCTGGTGCTGCTGCTGGTCGTCGTCTTCGCGGTCGTGCAGAGCGTGCGCCCGCTCCCCTCGCCCACCCTGGAGCTGACCGCGAAGGACAGCTACACCTTCGAGGGCGGCAAGGTCGACATCCCGTGGCCCGCCGACGGCCAGGCCGCGCTGGACGTCCAGGGCATCGGCACGTTCGGCTCCTCCGGCGAGCAGAAGCCCGTTCCGATCGCGAGTGTCGCCAAGGTCATGACCGCCTACGTCATCCTGCGCGACCACCCGCTCAAGAGCGGCGCGGACGGCCCGAAGATCCTGATCGACCAGGCCGCGCAGGACCAGTCCGACGCCGGCCAGGAGTCCACCGTCGACGTCACCAAGGGCGACAGGATCACCGAGCGGGAGGCCCTGGAGAGCATCCTGATCGCGTCCGCGAACAATGTGGCGCGGCTGCTCGCCCGCTGGGACGCGGGGTCCGAGAAGGCGTTCGTGCAGAAGATGAACGACGCCGCCAAGGACCTCGGCATGAAGAACACGACGTACACCGACCCGTCGGGCCTGAACAACACGACCGTCTCCACGGCCGTGGACCAGGTGAAGCTCGCCAAGGCCGCCATGCTGCAGCCGGCCTTCCGCGAGGTCGCGACGATGATGTCGTACGTCGACTACAAGCAGAAGAAGCACGACAACTGGAACCGCCTGGTCGGCTACAACGACGTCACCGGCATCAAGACCGGCACCACCACCTCGGCGCTCGGCAACCTCGTCTTCTCCGCCAGGAAGGACGTGAACGGCGAGGTGCACCGGATCATCGGCGCGGTCGTGCGCCAGCCCGCCGGCGGCCCGGACAACACGATCCTGGGCGCTGCTCTCCACGAGGGCGACAAGCTGATCCGGGCCGCGCAGGGCGCGCTGGAGTCGGCGACGATCCTGAAGAAGGGCGACGTCGTCGGGTACGCGGACGACGGTCTCGGCGGCCGTACGCCGGTCGCCGTCACCGAGGACGTCACGGCCGTCGGCTGGGCGGGCCTGTCCGTCAAGCTGACGTTCGCCGCAGACGACCTGCCGCACACGGCGAAGGCCGGCACGAAGGTGGGCACGCTCACCGTCGGCGACGGCACCACCAGCGCCGTGAAGGTCCCGGTGGCCCTCCAGAAGGACCTGGTGGAGCCGGGCTTCGGGGCCAAGCTCACGCGCCTCGGCTGACCCGGGGCGCCACCCGCACCACCGCACTCCGCCGGTAACGGCCCGTCCGGGCGCCGCCCGGCGGGGTGCGTGCTAGCGTCCCGAACCGGGACAGGCCGAGAACAGAAGACGGGACACGGGGAGTGCCTTCGAGTGGCCACTGCGGAGCCGACACGCGCAGACGACACCGGGCCGGGCGCGGTATCAGGCCCGCGAATACGCCTGCCCGAAGCGCCGGAAGCCGACGCACCGGAAGCCGGCACCCCGGAAGTCCACGCGCCGGAAGTCCACGCGCCGGAAGTCCGCGCCTCTGACGCCAGCGCGCCCGACGGCAGCGCGCCCGACGGCAGCGCACCCGGGGGCCGCAAGGCGGAGTTCGAGTGGCCCGCCCCCGTCCTGGCGCTGCGTGAGCGCATGCTGCGGCACCCGGTCCTGTCCGTCACGGGCCTCGCCGCGGCGCTGCACATCCTCTGGTTCTTCACGTTCGCGAACAGCGGTGGCGACCTGGCCGCGCAGGACGCGTGGGCCGAGTTCGTCGGCCGGCACCCGGACTCGGCGTACAACCTCGCCTGGTACGGCGGGATGCACCCCGTGTCGTACAGCATGGTGTCGCCGTATCTGATGTCGCTGCTCGGCGTGCGGACGACGATGATGATCGCGGGCACGGTCTCGGCCGGTCTGCTGACGCTGCTCCTCCTGCGCAGCCGCTCCGTCCTCAACCCGCTGTGGGCGTCGCTGGCCGGTGTGTTCGGGCTGTTCTGCAACGCGGTGTCCGGGCGCGTGACGTTCGGTCTCGGCATGATGTTCGCGCTCGGCGCGGTCGCCGTCGTGTTCTGCTGGCCCTACCGGTGGCGCTACAAGCGCTGGGCGAAGGCCCTGAGCGCGGCGCCGCTGGCCGCGCTGGCCACCATGTCGTCGCCGGTCGCGGGCCTGTTCGTGGGCCTGGTGGCGGTGGCGTTGTTCCTGCAGAAGCGGCGGCCGGGCGCGTGGGCGCTGGGTCTGGCGCCGACAGCGGTGGTGGCGGTGTCGGCGTGGCTGTTCCCGTTCTCGGGCACGCAGCCGATGATGATCGGCTCGGTGCTGCTGCCGCTCGCGTTCTCGGTCCTCGCCTACGTGCTGGTCCCGCGGGAGTGGAAGACGGTCCGGCTCACGGCCGCGGTGTACGGCCTGGGGGTCGTGCTGGTGTGGCTGATCAGCTCCCAGATCGGGTCGAACATCACCCGGCTGGCGATGCTGTTCGCCGGGGTCGCGCTGGTCGCCGCGCTGCCGTTCACGGTGCCGCGCAGCCGCAAGTGGTACGCGGCCGTCGTGGCGCTGTGCGGTTTCGGCGTGTGGATCGGCTTCAAGACGGTCGACGACATCGTGCACACCGCCCCGGCGGCGTCCTGGTCGCGTGAGCTCGCGCCGCTCGTCAACGAGCTGCAGGAGGTCGGCGCCGAGAAGGGCCGGGTCGAGGTCGTCCCGGCCCGCTCCCACCGCGAGGCCTCCGCGCTCGCCCCGTACGTCAATCTGGCCCGCGGCTGGAACCGCCAGGCCGACATGGAGCGCAACCCCCTCTTCTACGACGACACCCTCAACTCGGCGAACTACCACGAGTGGCTGAAGCGCTGGGCGGTGCACTACGTCGTGCTGCCGAAGGGCGAGCCGGACGGCGACGGGGGGCAGCGGGAGCGGGCGCTGGTGCGGCGCGGGCTGCCGTACCTGACCCAGATCTGGGGCAACGACACCTGGCAGCTGTTCAGGGTGACCGCCCCGACCCCGCTGGCCGAGCCGAACGCGGTGGTCGACCGGGCCGAGCAGGGCGAGATGATCCTCCAGGTGAAGAAGGCGGGCCGGATCCTGGTCCGCATCCCGTACTCGCCGTGGCTGAGCATCGTCGACGCGGAGGGCAAGAGCCTGAAGCCGCCGCAGGAGACGGAGGAGTCCAGGAACCGCCCCGAGGGCGAGCCGAAGACGTACCTGAACGTCAACGGCTGCCTCACGGAGACGGAGGAGGACGCGCAGGGCGACAAGTGGACGGAGCTGCTGGCCCCGAAGGCCGGCACGTACCGTCTGGCGGCGCCGTACCAGCTCCCGCGGGGGACGCCGTGCCCGGAGGAGCTGCGCTGAGCCGGTCGGCCCGGTCCGCCGCACCCCTCTGACCCGCCTTTCCCGTTCGATTACAGTGCTGAGCTGTCGTACGTATGGACGGTGCCCTGGGGAGGTCTAGGTGGGTGCGACTGCCGGCGCCGTCTGGGGCCGTACAGAGCAGCAGGACTTCCGCAGCCGGGTGCGCGGGACCCTGCTCGGCGTGGCCGTCGGAGACGCGCTGGGGACGCCGGTCGACCGGCTGACCATCGACGGGATACGGGAGGCGCACGGGGCGGAGGGCCTGGTGGACCTGGCCCCCGCCTTCGGCAGACGCGGCGCCGTCACGCACCTCACCCAGCTCACCCTGTTCTCCGTCGACGGACTGATCCGGGCCCAGGTCAGGCGGGACACCGGCGCCTGGCATCCGCCGACCGATCTGCACCGGGCGTATCTGCGCTGGGCCGCCACCCAGCGTGACTGGGGGCCCGACGAACGCCGCAAGGAAGACGGGTGGCTGGCGCGGGAGGAGTGGCTGTACGCGCGGCGGGAACCCAGCCGCGCGCTGCTGCTGGGGCTCGGCGACGAGACCATGGGGACGCCGGAGGCGCCCAAGAACCCCGGTGAGGCCGGGCCCGAGGCCGCCGCCCGGTCGGCCCCCTTCGGGTTGCTGGTGGGCTGGGAGCCGCAGCTGGTCGCCCAGCTCGCCGTCGAGTGCGCGGCGCAGACCCACGGCCATCCCACGGCCGCCCTGGCGGCGGGCGCGTACGCCGTGATCGTGCATGCGCTGGCGCTGGGCGAGAGCCTCGACGCCGCCGTGCAGCGGACCTTCGGGCTGCTGGCCGCCCGGCCCGGGCACCAGCCGGTGTCGGACGCGTTGCAGCATGCGCTGGGTGCCGTGCGGCAGGGTATGCCCGGCCCGGAGCGGGTGGCCGAGCTGAGCGGCGCGGGTACGGCGGAGGGGCTGGTCGCCGCCGCCGTGTACTGCGCGCTGGTCGCGGCCGACGTCCGGCACGGGCTGTGTCTCGCCGTGAACCACGACGGCCCGTCCGCCGCCACCGGCGCGCTGACCGGCGGCCTGCTCGGCGCGCTGCACGGGGAGACCGCGCTGCCGCCGCCGCCTGGCTGGCCGAGCTGGAGGGCCGCCCGACCATCCTGGAACTCGCCGACGACTTCGCCATGGAGATGACCCAGGGCCCGGCCCTGCACGGCCCGGCCGGCTCCTCCCCCGGCTGGCTCGCCCGCTACCCGCGCGGCGTGTAGGACGCCCCCTGCCCATTGCTCACTCCCGTGGCATGGGCACGTCACCGTACAGTGGTCGTCCCGTCACCTTCGGTCCACAGGATCTGCACGGCCCGGCGCGGGACCACCGTCCTGCGACTGCTGCACCGGGCTCGTCCGTTCATCCCCCTTCGTGGAGGCACTGTGCGCAACCTGCGCGGGACACAGACGGCCGCGATCGCCGCGGCTCTGGCGGCCATGGCGGTTCTGCCCACCCCGGCCCGGGCCGCCGACTCAGGGCTCCCGGGGGTGACCGCCACCACCGAGACCCCGGCCCTGTACGGCGACGATGCCGGCGGCAATGCCGACGCCGACGACCCGGCGATCTGGCGCAACGCCGCCGACCCCGACGCCAGCCTGGTGATCGCCACCGCCAAGGAGGGCGGCCTGCGCGTGTACGACCTCGCCGGCAAGGAGGTGCAGTCGATCCCGGCGCCGCCCGCCCCCACCCCCGACGACAAGCCGGGCCGCTTCAACAACGTGGACCTGATCTCCGGGTTCCCGCTGCCGACCGGCCGCGCCGACGTCGCCGTCGTCACCGACCGCGGCCGCGACCACCTGCGGATCTACCGCATCAACCCCGGTGCCGCCCGGCCGCTGACCGACGTCACCGACCCGAACGCCCCGCTGGTCTTCTCCACGACCCAGGACGAGGTCAACGAGCAGGCCACCCCCTACGGTCTGGCCGCCTGGAAGGACAAGGCCACCGGCCGCTCCTACGCCGTGGTCAGCCAGCGCAGCCGCACCCGGCTCGCCCTGCTGGAGCTGAAGACGACCTCCGGCGGAGCGGTCACCTACCGGCAGGTGCGCACCTACGACCTGCCCGCCTCCTTCGCCCTCCCGAATGGCACGTCCTGGACCCCCTGCACCGACCCCGGTGACCTCCCGCAGGTCGAGGGCATGGTCGTGGACCCGGCCAACAAGGTGCTCTACGCCGGTCAGGAGGACGTCGGCATCTGGCGGCTGCCCGCCGACCTCGGCGGCAGGCCGAAGCTGATCGACAAGGTCCGGGAGTACGGCGTCCCCGCCGCTTACGACGAGGCGACCGAGGAGTGCGTCGCGGGCGCCGACCCGGGCTACGGCGGCACGCACCTGTCCGCCGACGTCGAGGGCCTGACGATCCTCGACGAGGGTGACGGCGACGGCTACCTGTTCGCCTCCAGCCAGGGCGACGACACCTTCGCCGCCTACGACCGCGAGGTCTCCGACGACAACGAGTACGAGAGCGGCTTCCGGATCACGGCCGGGACCGTCGACGGCTCCGAGGAGTGCGACGGCGCCGCCGTACTGAACGCCCCCCTCGGTTCCCGCTACCCGAACGGCCTGCTCGTGGTGCAGGACGGGCACAACACACCGGACGAGACGGACGAGGACGGAGAGGTCCGCGACAACACCGACTTCAAGTTCGTCGACCTGCGCAAGGTCACCGGCGCGCTGCACGAGGACGACTGAACAGCCGTGTGCCCTCCGCCCCGTTCGGGCGGAGGGCACATCGTCGTCACGGCCGCGGCGTAGCTAGTCCTTCACCGTCGCACGCACGGTGGTGTCCTCGACACCGCCCGCCGGCGCCACAACGGCGGCCGCGGCGGCCCCGTCCCCGTCCGTGTTGATCTTCTCGATGATCGCCAGCCGTTCCGGGGTGTCCTCCGGCCGGATGTAGCCGACGAGGATGTAGAGGACCAGCGAGACCGCCAGCGGGATCGACACCTGGTACTGGAGCGGCACGCCGCCCTCGACGTTCCAGTTGATCGGGTAGTTCACCAGCCAGAAGGCGAGCAGGCCCATCGACCAGCTGACGAGGGCCGCCGTCGGGCCGGAGCGGCGGAACGCCCGCAGCAGGCCCAGCATCATCGGGATCGCCATCGGGCCCATCAGACCGGCCACCCACTTGATGACGACCGTGATGATGTCCTTGAAGGCTGGGGAGTTGACCTGCGTCGCCGCCGCCATGGACAGGCCGAGGAAGACGACCGTGGCGATGCGGGCGACCCGCAGGCCCTGGCTCTGGTTCCAGGCCCGGGCCCGCGCCCAGATCACCGGCGCGCAGTCCCGGGTGAACACCGCCGCGATGGCGTTGGCGTCCGAGGAGCACATGGCCATGGTGTGCGAGAAGAAGCCGACGATCACCAGGCCCAGCAGGCCGTGCGGCAGGAGCTGTTCGGTCATCAGGGCGTAGGAGTCCGAGCCGTCGGGCTTCTGCGACTCGACCAGCAGCGGCGACATCCACATGGGGAAGAACAGCACCAGCGGCCAGACCAGCCAGAGGATCGCCGAGAGGCGGGCCGACCGCTCGGCCTCCTTGGCGTTCGGCGTGGCCATGTACCGCTGGGCCTGGTTGAGCATGCCGCCGTTGTACTCGAAGAGCTTGATGAAGAGGAACGCGAGCAGGAACACCGTGCCGTAGTCGCCGACCAGGGGCTTCTCGTGGCCCTGGAGTTCGGGCGAGTCCCAGACGCCGAAGAAGCCGCCGTGGTCGTCGAGGCGCACGAAGACCGCGACGAACATCGCGATGCCGGCCAGCAACTGGATGACGAACTGGCCGAGTTCGGTCAGCGCGTCCGCCCAGAGGCCGCCGATGGTGCAGTAGACGGCGGTGATGGTGCCGGTGATGAGGATGCCCTGGTTGAGGGAGATGCCCGTGAAGACGGACAGCAGCGTGGCGATCGCCGCCCACTTGGCTCCCACATCCACGATCTTCAGCAGCATGCCCGACCAGGCCAGCGCCTGCTGCGTCTTGAGGTCGTAGCGGTTCTTCAAGTACTCCAGTGGGGAGGCCACATGGAGCCGGGAGCGCAGCCGGTTGATGCGCGGGGCGAACAGCTTCGACCCGATGGCGATACCGAGGGCGATGGGGAAGGACCAGGTGACGAAGGAGGTGACGCCGTAGGTGTAGGCGATGCCCGCGTACCCGGTGAACATCACCGCGCTGTAGCCCGACATGTGGTGCGAGATGCCGGAGAGCCACCACGGCATCTTGCCGCCGGCGGTGAAGAAGTCGCTGACGTTGTCGACGCGTTTGTGCGACCAGACGCCGATCGCGACCATCACGGCGAAGTAGCCGATGAGCACGGCCCAGTCGAGACCGTTCATGAATCCCCTTCCACGGTGCTGCCGCCAGGGTCAGGCATGTGAACTCTGGGTTCGGTGACGTGCGCACGGCAAGCAAGGGGAAGGTCAAGAGACCGTAAAATAGTTCGCTGAGGTGACCTCAGTTTATGTACATGAACCCACGCAGGGGCCGGGGTGTGGCTGGAAATCGCCCTCAGCGCATCAGCTCGCCCGCGTTCACCAGCAGCGACTGCCCCGTGATCGCCCGCGCCCGGTCCGACGCGAGGAACACCGCCGCGTCCGCCACGTCCCCGTCCGTCGCCAGCGCGGGCAGCGCCATCCGGTCCGTCAGCCTGCCCAGTACCGCCGCCTCCGACACACCCTCCGACCGGGCCGCGAACTGCACGTACGCCTGCACCGGCGGCCCCCACATCCAGCCCGGCAGCACGGTGTTGACCCGGATCCGGTGGGGCCCGAGCTCGCGCGCGAGCGAGTACATCGCACTCGTCAGCGCCCCCTTCGACGCCGCGTACGCCGCCTGCCGCACCTGCGACGGGGCCGCCACCGCCGACTGCGTCCCGACGAACACCACGGAACCGCCGCCCTGTTTGAGCGACGGCAGACACGCCCGGGTCATCCGCAGCGTGCCCAGCAGATTCACGTCGATAACGGACCGCCAGGACTCGAAGTCGGCGTCCTCCAGCCCGCCGAAGTAGCCGTCGAGCGCGGCCACGTGCACGACCGCGTCGATCCCGCCGAACCGCTCCCGCGCCAGCTCCGCCAGCGCCTCGCACTGCGCCTCGTCGCGGATGTCCGTGGCCCGGTACGCCGTACACGCCCCGCCGGGATCGACCTCGGCGGCCGTCTTGGCCAGGCTCGCCTCCGTACGGGCCCCGAGCACGGCCCGCCCGCCGTCCCGTACGACGGCCGCCGCGACCTGCCGTCCGAGCCCGGCCCCGACCCCCGACACGACGACCGTCTTCCCCGCGAGCAGTGACATGGCAGGACCTCCCCGGACCGGAACCCTGGCGCTATATCTGACGGAGCGTCAGAGTATGGGTCAGCCTCCGACGAAGGGGAAGGGCATGAGCGAGGACACCCGCAGCGAGCTGTACGCCGAACTGGCCGCCGTCGGCCCCTACGGCACCCACCCCGGGCACGCCCTCATCACCATGGTCGAGCCGCATCCCGGCCACGAGTACGCCTACAACCGCTGGTACGAGGACGACCACTACTACGCCGGCGCGATGGCCATGCCCTGGATGCAGGCGGGCCGCCGCTGGGTGGCGACGCGCGACCTCCAGCTCCTGCGCTACCCCGAGAAGTCGGCGATCGCCCAGCCCGTCACCGCCGGCTGCTACCTCTCCACGTACTGGATCACCGCCGGCCGCTACGACGACCACATGCGCTGGACCGTCGCCGTCAACAAGCGCCTCAACCGGGACGCCCGCGTCTACCACGACCGCACGCACGTCCTCACGGCGTTCCAGAACCACGAGGCGACGGTGTACCGCGACGGGGCGGCCGGCCCCCGGGACGTCCACGCCCTCGACCACCCCTACGCGGGCCTGGTCCTCCAGGTCGTCGAGGCGGACACCCCCGAGCAGCGCGCCCCGCTCCTCCAGTGGCTGCGCACCCGCCACCTCCCCAAGCGCCTGGCGGGCTCCCCGGCCGCCCTGGTGACGGTCTTCAGCCCGACGCCCCTCCCGGGCGACCGCATGACCTACGTGAAACAGGTCGAGGGCGTCGAAACCCGCCTGACGCTCCTGTGGTTCCTCCAGACCGACCCGAGGGAGTGCTGGGACCCCCACTTCACGGCCCTCGACGTGGCCGTGACGGAGTCGGGCCTGGGCAGGGTGGAGCTGGTTGCCCCGTTCATCCCTACGGTGCCGGGGAC contains these protein-coding regions:
- a CDS encoding helix-turn-helix domain-containing protein; this encodes MASNVNPTVRRRRLGQELRRLRELKGMTAEEVAERLLVSQSKISRLENGRRSISQRDVRDLCGVYEVEDQRIVDSLMQMAKDSRQQGWWHAFGDIPYSVYIGLETDAESLRVYEPQIITGLLQTRAYAEAIIRGGSPEASEADNDKRVEVRLRRQGRITAESEPLRLWVVLDEASLHRIVGSRPVMREQLEHLVEMSQLPHITVQVLPFEVGAHAGINGQYSILEFADAADSSVVYIEGVTSDLYLEKPLDVQKYTVMYEHLRAQSLNVDQSRQLIERVAKEYAR
- a CDS encoding MFS transporter, translating into MATAEPTRADDTGPGAVSGPRIRLPEAPEADAPEAGTPEVHAPEVHAPEVRASDASAPDGSAPDGSAPGGRKAEFEWPAPVLALRERMLRHPVLSVTGLAAALHILWFFTFANSGGDLAAQDAWAEFVGRHPDSAYNLAWYGGMHPVSYSMVSPYLMSLLGVRTTMMIAGTVSAGLLTLLLLRSRSVLNPLWASLAGVFGLFCNAVSGRVTFGLGMMFALGAVAVVFCWPYRWRYKRWAKALSAAPLAALATMSSPVAGLFVGLVAVALFLQKRRPGAWALGLAPTAVVAVSAWLFPFSGTQPMMIGSVLLPLAFSVLAYVLVPREWKTVRLTAAVYGLGVVLVWLISSQIGSNITRLAMLFAGVALVAALPFTVPRSRKWYAAVVALCGFGVWIGFKTVDDIVHTAPAASWSRELAPLVNELQEVGAEKGRVEVVPARSHREASALAPYVNLARGWNRQADMERNPLFYDDTLNSANYHEWLKRWAVHYVVLPKGEPDGDGGQRERALVRRGLPYLTQIWGNDTWQLFRVTAPTPLAEPNAVVDRAEQGEMILQVKKAGRILVRIPYSPWLSIVDAEGKSLKPPQETEESRNRPEGEPKTYLNVNGCLTETEEDAQGDKWTELLAPKAGTYRLAAPYQLPRGTPCPEELR
- a CDS encoding GOLPH3/VPS74 family protein; the protein is MGRSRRTLPEELLLLALDPTTGTTAQPQSLDLGLAGAQLVELALAGRIAPDGDRIAVVAPRPTGDPTLDCALELLRRRGAPVRAVNWIGGPRLGLRQTYLSHLERCGMVHAVAGQMCGVLPTTRYQATDTEISREIRARLDSAIRTGVPPDPRTAALAALAHAVGLGKHLYPGNEGRSSRSRLRDLIRHDPMGGLVAHAVMDVQNGVAAQPRRSPAPSGRPAAGAARPAPEPARGVPMQPRHGSMARAVAH
- a CDS encoding D-alanyl-D-alanine carboxypeptidase, with amino-acid sequence MAGESPDRSKQRESSARETSGSASPVPEARSEVADPRLAVARDPERSATRGGADTATRVLSTRTAEEPENTEDDAERADGDSDTEDAVADAGRGTSGSSEGAKGPEGSEDADAPEGSAGSDGRLRDAVAAWVASADEGESAAVEGAGKGEKANETGKAEEADAGAQEAGEATGAAKPGADAEDDHADDRADEPAEAGTDAEDAQEAAETASEGSGAGRGDVAEPEADRSADDEGTAEAETEAEADERTDDEDSEPSEPGADNDVKGPKATDTEDDATEDAGTDAAPKDDAAEDKPRPDTTPKSGGATGTDADTKDDAAAESTTPADAAEDKPGKADDVTGESDADTDDTDGSPAKPPVDQPTAVFKTVRPPVDQPTTMLKLGGAAKDLPKSDLPKTDAPKKDVPERDAERTSKFVALKPLDDPSARKPAAPAAPAAPAAPAEATAPVPTVGPERTTQQPLPPRPPLDLLAELTNTPPPPETPLRTAARRVKIWTPLVLLLVVVFAVVQSVRPLPSPTLELTAKDSYTFEGGKVDIPWPADGQAALDVQGIGTFGSSGEQKPVPIASVAKVMTAYVILRDHPLKSGADGPKILIDQAAQDQSDAGQESTVDVTKGDRITEREALESILIASANNVARLLARWDAGSEKAFVQKMNDAAKDLGMKNTTYTDPSGLNNTTVSTAVDQVKLAKAAMLQPAFREVATMMSYVDYKQKKHDNWNRLVGYNDVTGIKTGTTTSALGNLVFSARKDVNGEVHRIIGAVVRQPAGGPDNTILGAALHEGDKLIRAAQGALESATILKKGDVVGYADDGLGGRTPVAVTEDVTAVGWAGLSVKLTFAADDLPHTAKAGTKVGTLTVGDGTTSAVKVPVALQKDLVEPGFGAKLTRLG
- a CDS encoding phytase is translated as MRGTQTAAIAAALAAMAVLPTPARAADSGLPGVTATTETPALYGDDAGGNADADDPAIWRNAADPDASLVIATAKEGGLRVYDLAGKEVQSIPAPPAPTPDDKPGRFNNVDLISGFPLPTGRADVAVVTDRGRDHLRIYRINPGAARPLTDVTDPNAPLVFSTTQDEVNEQATPYGLAAWKDKATGRSYAVVSQRSRTRLALLELKTTSGGAVTYRQVRTYDLPASFALPNGTSWTPCTDPGDLPQVEGMVVDPANKVLYAGQEDVGIWRLPADLGGRPKLIDKVREYGVPAAYDEATEECVAGADPGYGGTHLSADVEGLTILDEGDGDGYLFASSQGDDTFAAYDREVSDDNEYESGFRITAGTVDGSEECDGAAVLNAPLGSRYPNGLLVVQDGHNTPDETDEDGEVRDNTDFKFVDLRKVTGALHEDD